In Sebastes umbrosus isolate fSebUmb1 chromosome 15, fSebUmb1.pri, whole genome shotgun sequence, the genomic window GCCATGAGATTGGGTTgcctgattagattttggttgtcaaaggtcactacgacctcacaaaacacatttttggccacaaCTCTAGAATTCATATGAtaaatatgacaatttcacacaaatgtctaacaggataaaatgatgaagtgatgacattttggacagacatggatgcaaactgcaacttgactggttggcagaggcatacaaccacgaggaggtaattctagttttattgtatttgtcaAACAATGTATTAGTTTTTGGTGTAAACAGCTTTTAATTTCAGGGGTTTAGTGCTCTTTATGTGTATCCACCAGCACTCCTTATACAGGTACTTTAAAAGACTTCCTGCTGCCAGAACTATGTCATTCCAGTAAAACAATAGATGCATTCAATAGATGTAATGTTTGTATGACAAGTTTTATTCATATGTTATTGTAACTGTCATGGCAATTTCATCACATCAAGGAGTGTCTGTTTGAATCAGGGGGTAGGGCTTCATTTCCTTCTTTCTGTGTCATTTACTCGACTGACAATGGTGAGTAGCTGCTtttaagtgcttctctttgccattattttatatctttatGATTAATTTCTACATTgctaatttaatgtaatgtcaGTGTAATTGTTGTAATGTGCTGTGTATTATTTCTGATTGCATCAGGCTACTAACGTAAACAGGAGGACATCGACAGAAGATACAAAGAGGTGAGTGAGCTGATTTACTGAAACACAAGTTGTTATTGCTGCATCCtgcttttttattcaaatatttaattttttattattttagagaAGAAGAGTTTCTGAAAAAGAAACTATCTTTCAGAAGGAGTGCTTTCCTGCTTATCTGTAAAATGGTGACTCTGACTGTAGAACACCCTACACTGCTTTTGGATGAGGTACGTCTGATGAGGACTGTaatgaacttttgaaatgttctgTTTTTGGACATAATACCCTGTCATAGTGTATGTTGTACACACAATGCTTCTcagttacacacaaacacggaAAGCGATatttaagggataatgtacagcgagtcggtcatcgttgtgaaataaaccctgacagggtgatcacggaggggtcttgcattgccctgaaggggtttattttgcaacaatgaccggcttgctgtacattattctgcttattacatggctacttagtTAAATGGATAGTACAggtgttttttgaagtggggttgtatgaggtacttatccatagtcagtgtattacttacagtagatgatggttggcacgcccccagcttggagaaaaaGACTGGAGCACCGTCatcggagcaaagcaatgcagtgctgtggacggggacggggatggcaaaaaaacataaacctaaaacctaaaagaaaggttcacctaaaaaaatgtataaccgtttaaatgtacgctatatttagaatattttcaccattttatcttgccgtcagacagaccttctcctttccgacggggaaactgagctgaaagtgaaacttatttaTGCTTTCTCCAAAGccatttttttgaggtaaatcaactaaGTAGGAAAACTTAAATAGCCGTCTTTTAAATCGTTATGTCCTTAAAGTCGTAAAATTagctaatagctgaatccagagttattttcctcggcataatgaacgggCATCAGACCCACGGAACTGCACCTTCCTGCACGCTCAtttgacatatccggttctgccggcttcctgctagctgtatgtggctgtaataatggatatattgactgtaattcatcacttttattatcttataatacacccatgggctgtatgctgtaagcctgtaccgtggtggatgaacatctctgttcccaaacaaccagctatcggccagtagctagtagttctagtagcatgacataaacagaacataatgtatttgtaagttatttactaacacgcagggcaaaagcacagggcacaacctcttatacatccatggtctgtggtctgttggacgtAGATTctggaggtccttgacatgaaaaagtttaagattgctctcaaaatctgtgtgatggatttttctaacttctatttatgtccatcgctcactttatgctcctctgggaagcagtcgggcaaaaaagtttaataaataaataagtcagtaAGTAAATttttataatagtatgcatatttataacattttgtattgttcaacacaggccatttaggtagagacattaaaattatgacaatagattagaaatattttttttggtttacGGCACTTTGTAAGCAGACGTTTAACCGGCATCTGATGgacgctttcagtccaaaatggcggtggtgtagctctgctgctgggtgctgactttgcaatggaacgaacaattgactttcgcttcttagcaatatacgttctttggcaGTGGTctgatataaagaaataacagactgtagaacgctgtaattgaccaatcacaatcaaTTATTCAACAAAGATGCGTAATAACTGTCTTGAATGTGTTTTGACTTTACAGATTCTTCACAGCATCTTCTTTTTTGGAAAGTTAGACGATCCAGAATTTTCCCCAGAATCTCTTGTGAATGATGATAAAGAACTCAGGGAAATGTTGAAGGACCACTACCCTCGGCCTTTTGACCTCTATTCCTCTCAAGTACCCAAGCGGAGTCCATTCTCATGTGTGCTGGACATGGTAAGATTGTCAAATATAATTCAGTTCTTCTTTGTAAAGTTGTATAGAATTGCTACTTCACCTAAACATCCtaaaatattacagtttatGATTATTGTACATCAATGGTGttgataatattgataatatttgTGGTTTCTTACAGATTGTTCACCTGCATGGACAAAAGAATGACGAAAAGGAAATAATAAAGACGCTGCAAGACTTCATCAAGAAACTGGAGAAAGATGGATCAAATGGCCTGGTCCCCTCCACCATCTGTGTCTCTCAAAGCAACATCCCAGAATCAGTAAAGTACTACGGAGTCTCCATGTCCAGTTTAGGCCTTAAGCCCGGGAGAATCATGGTTGCCGCGTCCTGTCTTAGCAGCTGGGACAGTAAGGTGGCTGATGCAGTGATGACCtacaaacaaaataagaaaaagaattTGGATTTTGATGGGACCGTCAAACTTCAACCGTATGTCAGGTGCCAGGCGTTTAGCATCCGTGACGGAACAGAAAAGCCTCCTTGTAAATCCTGTGGGAATTTGTTTGGTTtggaaacaaatgaaaaaaaagagtgggCCTATGGCAACTGTGCCGAGGCTGAAAGTTTGAGCAACTTGCTTAAAAATGATGAACAGGTTAGAGAGCAAGTACAACCAACATCTGAGACGTGCACAGATGTGAACAGGGAGAAGGTTAAAGAGAGTGTCTTGAAAGAACTTAAAAGTTTTCTGGGTGTGATTTTCTACGACCCAAGAGTTTGATCTTAAAAGGGGGGAACATATCGAGTACAATTCTTGTGGTCCTTTATTATAAAGTGACCAGGTTGAGCTCTTTTGATATGATTCTTTATCAGTAAAAACTTCACTGTAACCCTCTAGGCACTgaaatttgtacttttttgtgGATATCACATTCATGTGATGTATTGATCACAATAAAATAACAGTGATGTAAActcaggttcatattttgttttgattgtaTCTCCTGCAACCTCATCCAAACAAGTGATTCTTGACTGAGGATAATTAAGTATTccaagaccaaaaaaaaacagctatcATCTCATCTACAATGCTGTCAAATTGAACTTTTCTATTATGTTCAAGGCCTTTGACACATTCATCAAAAGCATGTTATACATAAAGTTGAAAACAAGTTGCTTTTGAATAACTCATTCACTGACCATGGGACATTATGCAGACATAACCCAAAAATCTGTTGGAATATAGTTGAAGATATCTCAAGAACTGAGGTCTAAATAAgtcaaattattgttttaattaatcaaatgattAATGTATATTTACCTTTACACAGTATAAATCTTCTAATGTAAGAAACTTTATTACattcgtcatatacatacacGTATATACATtcaatttgacctctgcatttaacccatcctaagcatttaggagcagtgagctgctgtaaagcacccggggagcaacttggtgTCTCACCCTCAAGGACACTTTAACATGAATCAAACCGAGGCTATCAAAGGGGATGCGATGAGTGTGGGGTACcgcggttttacactctgcgactcactttaccgcagtttcacaagcatgtctgagaactacggtggccttcaggtaacgtagaaacgtgaaaggctctctctagagccagtgtttggtttgtccgtcctgggctactgtagaaacatggcagacttcGTGGAGAGGTCATGTCTAGAGGATAACCCCAAAAGTGCAAAAAACTTGCAAAAGacccctatgtagatatgaagggctcattctaagctaacgaaaacacaatgattctgagtttcaggtgattatacacaaatgaaaatatagttatgtatttaatatttgatttctgctttagagtgctacaggaatgagtcctaaaacctggaaatgagttagcattttagcacttccggttccctcatctggaggtcaatgggtttttagttagacgcctgaaataaggtctgtagttaacacaagcttaagagattttaaggttttgttctacgacataaaatatgtcattaaatatccCACTCGGGAATTTTTAAGCCTTGATGCATCTtgaaaaaggcggttgctaacaagtggctaaataagactactaaacgtcatcacgccgactcgtccacctttacagcctcgttgtgtatactcatgtTCATGCGACcgtttgcattcacacttcaaaaatcataaaagtagtGTTCCTTTGTGGAGATTATATtcctgaacaaaatgtgtaagtatcacaaacgtgtgtttgccacagagtttatttcctgcaataatccaaaaccctatggaaaaatcccattggcattTTAGAGAGAAAACCAATGCGATATTAaattcctggttggcctacataaatatgtcatcactgcagcactctattggatctcctgaaatgttacacactgttcctttaagatttaatactttttctttttcttttcttttttttggagcCGTTTCACCCTCCCCATAATGTATCCTCCATTtcctttgtgcattgcattgtgggagaatagtGTGAATCAACAGcacatacaaaaacacgtcTGAACCTTGAACCAGCTCATGACATCAGGCTTGAATTTGTTGTGACAAATACTGCTTTTAGCAATACTGCTGTTCAGTGGCATCATTCGTAGCTCCACACTATCATCCACCGTCATTTCCACAGGAGAACAATCAATCTGTACTATAGCCTACAGCTTGTAAATTCAGAGAGCCACACTGGTTGACTCAGTAGTTTAGCATCTAACATTTGTG contains:
- the LOC119503979 gene encoding uncharacterized protein LOC119503979 encodes the protein MVTLTVEHPTLLLDEILHSIFFFGKLDDPEFSPESLVNDDKELREMLKDHYPRPFDLYSSQVPKRSPFSCVLDMIVHLHGQKNDEKEIIKTLQDFIKKLEKDGSNGLVPSTICVSQSNIPESVKYYGVSMSSLGLKPGRIMVAASCLSSWDSKVADAVMTYKQNKKKNLDFDGTVKLQPYVRCQAFSIRDGTEKPPCKSCGNLFGLETNEKKEWAYGNCAEAESLSNLLKNDEQVREQVQPTSETCTDVNREKVKESVLKELKSFLGVIFYDPRV